TAGCCGGTCGCGGTCAGCGATTCGTTAGAAGCATCGGGCAATTCGTCGCCAGCCAGTTGCTCGCGCAGAAACCGGTCGTAGGGTTTGTCGTCGTTGAACGATCGGATCACATAATCGCGAAACCGCCACGCGTTCGGTTTCACGCCGTCGCGCTCGAAGCTGTTCGTGTCGGCAAAGCGAACCAGGTCCAGCCAATGACGCCCCCAACGTTCGCCATAGCGCGGAGAGCACAGCAATCGATCAACGACCTTTTCGTAGGCGTCGTCCGTCGTGTCCGCCAGGAACGCGTCGATCTCCTCGGGGGACGGAGGTAGCCCGGTCAGGTCGAAGTAGAGCCGTCGCAAGAGCGATGCCTTTTCGGCCGGCGGCGCTGGTGCGAGACCATGGGCCGCAAGCTTGCTGAATACGAAACGATCGATGGGATTATGATTCCATGCCTCGTTGTCGACTTGTGGAAGAGTCGGGCGCATGACGGGCTCGAACGCCCAATGGTTTTCCCATTTGGCACCGGACGCGATCCAATCGTTGAGCGCCCGCACTTGATCGGCCGTTAGGGGCTTGCCCTCGGGGGGCATACGCACGCCCTCTTCGGTCGCGGTGATGCGCTCCAAAAGAAGGCTCTCGCTTGGCTGGTTGGCGACGATCGCGTGACCACCGGATTCCAACTCGGCAAACGCTCCATCGCGACTATTGAGTCGCAAGCCCCCCTTGGCCTGATCAGGCCCGTGACAGCGGTAGCAACGTTGGGCCAGGATGGGCTGGATAACCGTGCGGAAATCTACCACCGGCGCCGAGGGGGCGTTTGCTTCGGCCGCGCGCAAAAACTCGAAGGGCGTCAGGCATAAAAGCGCGGTTAACGCACCGATGACACGCCGGGTTGCCGGCAGTCGCAACTTGTCGAAATGAGAATTCATCCAGCGTGGCAATGCTGATTTCGAAGAAGGCGAGGAACCCAGGCAGGCAGGAAGCAAAAGTCAGGGTACAGTATACACAAATCTGAAGGGAATTGCCCACGTATGGAAGGCCCCGGCATGCCGGTAAATCGCCTTACCGTAGGGCCTGGAACGCCAATAAAACGCGGCACGTTCAATCAGAAAGAGACACATGCGACGACAGCACCCACTGCGGGCGGTATTTATCTCGGCGTTCTGTGCAATTCTTCTCGCTGCGACAGGGACAGCCCATGCCCAGCGTTTGCTTGTGCAAGGAAATGACAAGCTCGCGATCGTCGACCGCGATGGCACGATCGAGTGGCAAATGCCTTGAGGCGGCATTCATGACGTGGCCGTGGTTCCGGACGGACATTTCATGATGCAGCAAGGGGCGAACAAAGTCGTCGAGATCGACCCCGCGACGAAAAAGGTTGTCTGGTCGTACGATTCCGCCACGGCCAACGGCAATCAGGGCAAGCCGGTCGAGGTTCATGCGTTTCAGCCGCTCGGTAACGGGCGAGTGATGATCGCCGAAAGCGGGCCGGGTCGCATCATCGAAGTGGATCGGGACGGGCACCTGATTCACGAACTCAAGCTGAAAGTCGACCATCCCCATCCGCACACCGACACGCGCCTGGCGCGAAAGCTGCCTGACGGCCACTACCTCGTCTGCCACGAAGGGGATGGCGTGGTGCGTGAATATGACGCGGCAGGCAAGATTGTGTGGGATTACGAAGTCCCACTCTTTGGTCAGCAAAAAAAGGATGGGCACGGGCCTGAAGGCTTTGGAAACAAATGCTTCGCCGCGCTGCGACTGGCCAACGGCAACACGCTGATCTCGACGGGCAATGGTCACGGCGTTCTGGAAGTTACGCCGAAAAAGGAGATCGTCTGGCAGATCGGGCAAAAGGACCTGGCCGGCATCACGCTAGCTTGGGTCACGACGTTGGCCGTGCTACCGAACGGCAACTACCTGATCGGTAACTGCCATGCCGGGCCGGGACAGCCGCTCGTCGTCGAGGTCGAACCGAATTCGAAAAAAGTCGTCTGGCAGTTCGACGGTTATGACACATTTGGCAACTCAGTTTCGAATACTGTCGCGCTGGATAAATAGCTCGACAAGTAAACCGCAGGCCATGCTATTTCTCGCCCGCGCTTTATTTTTCGGCTGGTGCGACGGGCTTGGGTTGCGCCGCCTCCCACTCGTCGCGGCTGACAGTCGCACGTTCATGCAGCAGCACATGCGCGCCCTTCATCCCTCCGACGATCATGTCTGGCAGCTTATCACCATTGATATCGGCCACCGTTAATTGCCGGCCGATGCCGGTGTCATCCGCGGCCCGATAGGGAATCCAATCGATGCCGTCCTTGGTGCGGGCCAGCTTGAACCAGAAGACCACGGCACCTGCGTCCCACAGCGGGCTTTGCTTGTGGTGTGAATAGTACGTCTTGCCGGTGACGATGTCCTTCAGACCGTCGCCGTCGATATCGGCCAAATTCACGGAGTGTGGTTCGCTGAAAAGCAGACCGTAACGGTTCGCAGCCGCCTCGCTTCCCATGATGACGTGCGGCGTAAACTCGATGCGGTCACCCTGCCGCTTCTGCTCGTACCAAGCGAGGCCGAATTCATGCGCCGCGAGGCTCGTGATCACGTCGCTATCGCCGTCGCCGTCGACGTCATACGCGTACATTTCGGCGCCGCCGGGACCGGCGAACTCGACCGGATGGAATTCCCACTGCCCGGCGTCGAGCGACGAAGGTTGAGCAAACCATCCATCCTTGGTAATGATGTCCTGCCGACCGTCGCCGTCGATATCGCCCACGCCTAGACCGTGGCCAAAAGGTTTTGGCGCGTTGCGTTCGGACACATTGTGGAACTGCCACTCTTGAAATGGCTGGTTCCAATCGATCGTGGCATAGCCGAAATAGCCATCGTGCGTGCAAACAAGTTCCGGCCGCTCGTCTCCCACGATGTTCAACAACTGCGGTGATTCGTTGCAGACCGAGTCGAGCACCTTACGACGCGGCCAATGCTTGTCGAATCCGGCCGAGCCTGGGTTTTCGTAAACGAAGGCGGGCGTTCCCGGAAATCCCGCAGTGAGGATGTCCGGACGGCCGTCGCCATTGAAATCGTAAACCCAGGAGAAAAAGTGGTTCGCGTAACCTTCGACCGGTTGAGGCTTCACGGCGAAGATCTCGTGCTTCTCGGTGAACAGCGGCCCTGCAAACCAGTATGGACCGTAAACCGCATCGATGACGCCGTCGCCATCGAGATCGCCGACATTGGCCCCTTCCGAGTAATAGGTATCCGTTAGAGGAATCACCTTGAAGCGGTCGAGCTGATATTCAGCACCGTGCGCCGAACAGGCGAGATTCGCCATCGTCACTAACAGCGCAGTGAGTGGCAGCGAAGAGTTCAGCGAGCGCACCATGCGTTACCCCTTTTGCGAATTCACCGGACGAGTTAATGATTCGACTGGCCGATTTTAACAGCCAAAAAGGGGCGTGCGCACCCTGGGCGCGGGGAGAAATGCTGCAGCATTTAGTCGCCGCTTAGCATTTTGCTTTCAATGAGCTGGCGAGTCGCTGGCCGGGAATGACTCCCAGGAGGACTCGTCCACGGGATCTTCGGGAACCGGCGGCTCGGCTCTTTCCGGCTTACCTACTTCGGGACGCGGGACTTTCGGATCCTGATCGCTGGGCGAGTTGGGCTTATTTGACGTCGGTTCTTGCGAGGCCTGCGGATGCTTTCGAGCGGTCATGGTTCCCTCGCTCCAAGGGCGCCTGGATGCTTCATCGATCATTTAAGTCTGCATTTATCGCGCCAGCGACGGCTCTGGGCATACACGCCCCGCATTATGACACTCTCGCCGGTCGTTGCGCTGCCAGTATGATCGGACGTCCGCCGGACGTGCTGTAGCAAAGTCAGGAATCGGTTTTGCTGATGGTGTCCCCGAGGCAGAATCGTCCGCTCCGAATGATTTTCGCGTTGATGCCACGCAAATGCAAATGCTTGCCGATCGGTGAATTCACGAATTTCACGGCATCCTTTCCAAAGCGTGCCGCGAATTGCCGGCAGCCCGTGTGCGGTTCGGCGGTTACCTCGACCAGCGCCGTCCCGATCCGCAGTTGCGTGCCCGGCGGAATGTGTGCGTCGCTGAGATCAAAATCGACGAACAGTTGATCGCCGGCCAGTGCCCAGCGGTCTTTCGTTTGCGCGACCAGCGCAATGGCCCGCGCGTTCATCAACGTCAATTGCATGTCAGGATGCGCCGAGCCATCGGCGGTGCGCCGATAACCGCGCGCCAACCAATTGTCGCCGACCAGCCCGACATGGGTGTCGAGCGTCGCCTCGGTAATGACCTCGCGCGCGCCGATTTGCGGGCGGCGGACGATCATCTCGACCCTGCCCGTCCCTTGTGGCGATCGACGAATCAGGTCCAGGCCGGCTTCCATTTCCCGAATCGTCAACATCCTTGGCGTGGCCATCAGGGCCTCCCCGAGCACGGCCGTATGGGGCTCTACCTGCAAATCCCCGGGCTGCTTCTTGCTGGACCACAAACGGGGGCGACAGGTTCGCACGATTATATCGCCCGGCGAGAAATCCGCGCTCTCGGCTGGCAATCGCTTAGACCGTCTGCGCTTCGTACGGGACACATAGCGTCTTTGTGTCGCGGGCGATGGTGCCGCAGATACGTTCAAGCGGTAGGCAATTCGGATCGACGCCGAACGGACGTTCGATTTCCGCTCCTGCTTCCTCGATGCCTAGCATGCCGAACGAGACCACCGCGACAACCAGCGGCGCGGCATATCCCATTCGGCCCACCAGCACGAACGGCAACGAACCGAGATAGATCAACAGCAACTGCCGAATCAGCGAGGCGTACACAAACGGCAGGGGGGTCTTCTGAATGCGCTCGCACCCCCCCTGCGCGTCGACCATGCTGCTGAGAACCTGTTCCATCGCCATGGCCTGGTAGTTATCGAGCTGTCCATCGATGCGGCGGTGATTGATCCAATCGCTGATCGCGCCGGCCAGGACCGTCGGAGGATTCGAGGCGGCAGCCGCTTGTCGTGCCAGACGCCCCGGCACGAGGTTGGCGATGCTTTTGTACTCGAAGCCACCGCGCAGAGTCTCGCGCACCGCCGTCGCGTACGCCGTGATCAGCGGCGGCAGGTCTTCGGCAGGTCCCGCGTAGCGTGAGCCCAATCGGGCCAGATTGCGCGAGCCATTGACCAGTACGCCCCAGAATGTTCGTCCGTCCCAGTACCGATTGTTCGACGAGTTGGTGCGAAAGACGATCAACATACTCATTGCCACGCCGAGTACCGAATGTCCAAGCTGATCGAGCGAAGGCAGCGGAAATCCGTAACGGCGGAACACGTACTCGTCGAGTACACACAGCACCAGGCTGAAACAGGTGAGCAGCCCGACCCGGCCCAGAACGTTTGGCAGCACCGTGCCATAAAAGGCGCAAGTCGTGCGCCACCAGCGTTCGGATTGATACTCGATCATGAGAGTGTCGACCGCTTCAAAGCGAAAAGAGAACGGTTAGGCGTTTGGGCTAGCGTGGCTTGGCCGGCGCATTGGCCCGCCACTGCCCCCCCCATTTTTGATAGAGCTTTTTCTGGAATTGCAGCCATTCTCCGCGCGTGCGCGAGGCGGGAAACGGCTCGGGCACGATCGGTTTTGGCGAACTCCACACAATGTCGAATTGCAAATCGTCGTCGATTCGGCCAATCAATGCCTGCCGCCACGCGTGGTGGTTATCTGCTTCAATTTCCACGGGTCCTTCGGGCGCGTTAAGCGTTTGGTGGATCATCGCCGCGCGAATATCGGACACGCGATCCGTTTTACATTCGTCGACGGCGTAACCCCACATGTGCATGCCGGCATAAGCGGCCGCCATCGGATCCGTGGCCACGCGCGCCGGTCCGTAGCGCTGTCGCAGACGATCGAGAAAATCGATGTTGTCCTGCGTATTCACGCTCTGGAAATAACTCCAGACAGCATAGTCCCCGGCCAGGTCGTGCCCCATCGCCGAGATGTTCAGCAAATCCTCTTCCGTGACCTTAAACGAGATCGTGGGCACGGATTCCGATGTCACGCCCGCTTCGCGCAAATGATTGAACATGCTGATGTTTCCCGCGCCGCTGACGGTATTCATAACCGCGTCCGCACCCGATTCGACGACTTGCCGGGCCAGATCGCCAAAGTTGGTATCTCCCAAGGGCCGGTAGCCGTCGCCGACGACTTGCCCGCCGAGCGCGGCCACCTCGTCACGAATGATTTCGTGGGCACAGTGCGAGTAGACGCCGTCGGCGCCGATCAAGAAAAATTTACGCTTGCCGAGAAAGGCAAACGCCCACTTGGTAGCCGGCACGATCTGCTGATTCGGCGCGCCCCCCATATAAATGACGTAAGGGGACTCTTCCATTCCTTCGTAAGTCGTGGGATAGACGAGCAAGTGGTCATGCCGACGGCAAACCTCTTCGACCATCTTTCGGCACGGCGAGCGCCAGCAGCCAAAGAGCGTGACGACATGCTCATTGGTAATCAAATCCTCGGCCTGTTCGGCAAAGATATATTCGTTCGACTTGCCGTCGCGGACGATCGCTTGCACCTCGCGGCCATTTAGCAAGCCGCCAGATTCGTTGATCTCCTTCACCGCCATCAGGAACGCATCCACGATCGACCGCTCGCTCGTCGCCATCGGGCCGGATAGCGAGTGAATAATGCCGATTTTGATGGGGGGTAGATCCGTGGCGGGTGGCGCTGCGGCGTCGCTTGACGCGACTTCGTTCGCCGGTGCGGACGCGGCTGGCGGATCGCTCGTCGGCTTGGCAGGAGCTGCCGATTGTGAAACGCTCGGCGAATGCTCGCCCAGCGCCGCCATAACCGAGCTTTCAATCGCGTTGCTATGTTTCAATTCAAGGAGGTGGTGATATTGCGACAACAGCCCGAGCGCCGCCGCCGCCAGAATGGCCACGGCGCCCGCCCAGACGCCCCATCCCAGCCGCTTGCGAAACTGTGTGGGCCGCGTCGCGGTGGTCGAGGAGAATTCTGGCGGAACCATACCTGTGCTCGTCAGGCTTTGTTCTATGCGACGGATTTCGTCCGCCACGGCTCGGGCCGAGACGGGTCGGGCCTTGGCATCTTTTGCCAGCAATCGGTCGACGAGTTGTGTCAAATGCGTCGGCACGCCGGGAACCCATTCCGTTAGCGGCGCGTGCGGCTCTTCGACTACGGCCTTCAGCACGTGCAAATAGCTAGCGCGATCGAAAGGGGATTTGCCGACCAGCATCGCGTACATGATCGTGCCCAGCGAAAACAGATCCGAACGCTGGTCGATCGGCATTCCGCAGGCCTGTTCGGGAGACATGTAGGCAGGCGTGCCGATGATCTGTCCGCCCATCGTCAGATGTTCGTGTACCGCGAGTGGCCGCGCAACGCCGAAGTCAAGCAGCTTTACTCGCCGTGCCGGCTCGTCAGGGCGGCGCGTTTCGAGCCAAATGTTCGCGGGCTTGATGTCGCGATGTACCAGTTGCCTTTCATGTGCGGCGGACAACCCCTCGGCTACTTCCCGCGCGATTCGCAGCATTTCTGCCAGCGGCAACGAGCGGTCGCGCCGTAGTCGGGCGTCGAGCGTCTCGCCGCGCAGCAACTCCATCACGATATACATGCAACCGGCTTCTTCGCCGACCTGATGCACCGTGACGATGTGGTCGCTCGACAGCGAGGCCACGAGCTGTGCTTCTTGCAGGAACCGCTTGCGCTGTGCCTGATCGATCTCGGCGGAGCGCAAGACTTTGATGGCCACGCGGCGGCCCAGGCTGATGTCCTCGGCCTCGAAGACGATGCCCATGCCCCCTTCGCCCAGCACGCGCAAAATGCGATAGCCGCCGAGGCGTCCTAATTCGTCATCTGCTTGCGGCGCCGCGAGCAGCCCACGCCAGGTCGGCGGGGGACTGTCACAGGTCGGCGTATCTGCGACACTGGCGCTGCGGACTTCGGGATGTGTCCCGGTGGCAGATGACGACCACATTGCCCTTTCGCCCTTCACGGTATCACTCCCCGGCGTGCGCGGCGCATCGGCCGCCAGCGACATGGACAGGCCTGCACTACGTAATAGTGGCAGGCAACGATCGCAGCCGGCAGCGTGCCGCAGCAATTGCGCCATCTCGGCAGCCGGCATCTGACCCGCGAACAAAGCGGCCAGCTCGGTGCTCTCCGGACACGTTTCTATCGATGGTTCTACGGACAAAGCGCCAACCTCGTAGGATGCGTCGTTCGAGTGTCCGACCGAAAAATCACGTGCTTGCGCGTTGCTGGTACTGCAGGTCTAAGTACGCGTTCTAGGCGCGTGCGCACTCTATATATAGGTCGCGCGGGATGACTGGATTGTCGGCCAGTGCATGCAGTGCCCCGTGCAAAGATTGGTCAGGCAAGTGACTGGCCGGTAGAAGCGGCAGAAACGCTACGTCCCGCACGGCGACAGCGAGAATTACGAGCGAGACGAGGTGCGAATCTACTACGCCGCCAGGTAGGATTCGAGCCGCGCCCGATCGACAGAAATCCCTAATCCCGCGGCTTGCGGAACCGAGATTGTGCCGTCGACGATGGTCAGTCGTTCGCGCAAGATGTCCTGGTGCAACTGGTACGACGCACACTCGTGCGCCAGCCCCAGGTTGGGCGTCGCTGCCGCCAGGTGCAGCACTCCTGCCAGCGCCACGCCCAGCCCCGCGCCGCCTCGCAGAGAAACCGGCAACTGCGCGGCCGCGGCCACGATCGCGCATTTTCGCGCCATCCACAGTCCGCCAACCGCGCCGATGTCGATCACCAGGTGAGCGGCAGCACCACTGCGCACAAGCGACAACACATCCGCGGGCGAACGAACCGGCGAACAAACTGCCATCGGAACCGTCGTTTGCCTGACCAGCGACAAAAGACCGTCGAGCCCAGTTTCGAGAGGATCGACGATAAGTTGCAGCCCCTTCCCCTCGAGGCGGCGACAAAGTTCGCGTGCGGCCACGGCCGAGTATCGCCCCGCAGCGTCGAAGCGTAGAGCGACGCGTTGCGACGTTGCCTGACGCACGGCGTCGACCAGGGCTACGTCGTCGTCGATTTCGCCGCAAGCGGTAACGGACTGTGTATGAAAACCGCGGGCCGCAAGATCGCGCGACAACTGCACCGTTCGCTCGGCCGAACCAAACGGCAATCGAATCGCCAATGGCACGCGCGGCCGATACTCGCCCCCCCAAATCCGGTACAGTGGTTGGCGCGCGGCACCGGCGATCAAGTCCCAGCAGGCCATCTCGACGGCCGCGCGAAGCCCCGCCGGGGCCAGGGCCTCTTTCGTAAGCAACTCTTCTACGTCAACAACATTATGTCCGGCCAGCAGCGGCAGCACGTGCTCGCGGCGCAGAGCCAGTTCGCTGGCACGCCAGGCAATATGAGCCTCGCCCCAACCTTCCTGGCCGTTGCTGGTAGCCAGGCGCACCAGTAGTGGGCGCTCGGCGCCTTCAGCGCCGCGTGCCGTGGGATCGAGCAGAAAAAAATCGAGGTCCGCGATCTTCATGGCAAACGTAGAGGACTCTTGCTCGGTGAGATTCGCCGCGCACAGCTACGTAAGTTTAACTCGCAGGGCGATGCCGCTGATGAAAGCAAGAAAATCTGCTGCCCGGGGGTTAAGGGTGCCGGATATCGGCACGCCCGAGGATCATCCGTCGGCCTGCGGTACGCCGCCCGCCGCGGCCAGTGACCGCAGCTCACGCGGCAGTGGGAAATAAACTTCCTCTTCGCGAACGACGCTCGTCTCGACCGTGGCTCCGAAGCGCTTTCGCAAGAACTCGACGCAGTCCTCGACCACCAATTCCGGAGCACTGGCCCCGGCCGTGATGAGGACCGTCTCGTCTCCGTTGAACCAGCCCACGTCGATATCGGCCGAACCGTCAATCAAGTAGGCGCGCACGCCGCTCTCCCGCGCTAGCTCGGCCAGCCGCTGACTATTCGAGCTGTTCTGACTGCCGAGCACCAGCACCAGGTTTGCGTCGCTCGACAGCAGCTTCACCGCTTCCTGACGATTTTGCGTGGCGTAGCAGATATCTTCCTTGGGGGGATTCGATATCTGGGGAAACCTGGCCCGCAGCCGTTCGATGATGCGATTGGCATCGTCGACCGAGAGCGTGGTCTGGGTCAGGTAAGCCAGCCGCGAAGGATCCGCGATTTCCAGCCTGTCGACATCCTCGGGCGTTTCCACCAGCAGCATCGCGTTGGGAGCCTCGCCCATCGTGCCGATGACTTCGTCGTGCCCCTCGTGGCCGATCAGCAGGATGGTATATCCGTCGCGTGCGTAGCGAATCGCCTCGAGATGCACCTTGGTCACCAGCGGACAAGTGGCATCGATCGTTCGCAGGC
This Pirellulales bacterium DNA region includes the following protein-coding sequences:
- a CDS encoding enolase C-terminal domain-like protein; amino-acid sequence: MKIADLDFFLLDPTARGAEGAERPLLVRLATSNGQEGWGEAHIAWRASELALRREHVLPLLAGHNVVDVEELLTKEALAPAGLRAAVEMACWDLIAGAARQPLYRIWGGEYRPRVPLAIRLPFGSAERTVQLSRDLAARGFHTQSVTACGEIDDDVALVDAVRQATSQRVALRFDAAGRYSAVAARELCRRLEGKGLQLIVDPLETGLDGLLSLVRQTTVPMAVCSPVRSPADVLSLVRSGAAAHLVIDIGAVGGLWMARKCAIVAAAAQLPVSLRGGAGLGVALAGVLHLAAATPNLGLAHECASYQLHQDILRERLTIVDGTISVPQAAGLGISVDRARLESYLAA
- a CDS encoding bestrophin family ion channel codes for the protein MIEYQSERWWRTTCAFYGTVLPNVLGRVGLLTCFSLVLCVLDEYVFRRYGFPLPSLDQLGHSVLGVAMSMLIVFRTNSSNNRYWDGRTFWGVLVNGSRNLARLGSRYAGPAEDLPPLITAYATAVRETLRGGFEYKSIANLVPGRLARQAAAASNPPTVLAGAISDWINHRRIDGQLDNYQAMAMEQVLSSMVDAQGGCERIQKTPLPFVYASLIRQLLLIYLGSLPFVLVGRMGYAAPLVVAVVSFGMLGIEEAGAEIERPFGVDPNCLPLERICGTIARDTKTLCVPYEAQTV
- a CDS encoding PQQ-binding-like beta-propeller repeat protein, whose translation is MAVVPDGHFMMQQGANKVVEIDPATKKVVWSYDSATANGNQGKPVEVHAFQPLGNGRVMIAESGPGRIIEVDRDGHLIHELKLKVDHPHPHTDTRLARKLPDGHYLVCHEGDGVVREYDAAGKIVWDYEVPLFGQQKKDGHGPEGFGNKCFAALRLANGNTLISTGNGHGVLEVTPKKEIVWQIGQKDLAGITLAWVTTLAVLPNGNYLIGNCHAGPGQPLVVEVEPNSKKVVWQFDGYDTFGNSVSNTVALDK
- a CDS encoding VCBS repeat-containing protein; translation: MVRSLNSSLPLTALLVTMANLACSAHGAEYQLDRFKVIPLTDTYYSEGANVGDLDGDGVIDAVYGPYWFAGPLFTEKHEIFAVKPQPVEGYANHFFSWVYDFNGDGRPDILTAGFPGTPAFVYENPGSAGFDKHWPRRKVLDSVCNESPQLLNIVGDERPELVCTHDGYFGYATIDWNQPFQEWQFHNVSERNAPKPFGHGLGVGDIDGDGRQDIITKDGWFAQPSSLDAGQWEFHPVEFAGPGGAEMYAYDVDGDGDSDVITSLAAHEFGLAWYEQKRQGDRIEFTPHVIMGSEAAANRYGLLFSEPHSVNLADIDGDGLKDIVTGKTYYSHHKQSPLWDAGAVVFWFKLARTKDGIDWIPYRAADDTGIGRQLTVADINGDKLPDMIVGGMKGAHVLLHERATVSRDEWEAAQPKPVAPAEK
- the ispH gene encoding 4-hydroxy-3-methylbut-2-enyl diphosphate reductase — encoded protein: MRIILAAPRGFCAGVNMAIESLELAIKVYGTPIYVYHEIVHNKYVVDRFREEGAVFVDYLEEVPEGATLLYSAHGVSPEIRRMAQERRLRTIDATCPLVTKVHLEAIRYARDGYTILLIGHEGHDEVIGTMGEAPNAMLLVETPEDVDRLEIADPSRLAYLTQTTLSVDDANRIIERLRARFPQISNPPKEDICYATQNRQEAVKLLSSDANLVLVLGSQNSSNSQRLAELARESGVRAYLIDGSADIDVGWFNGDETVLITAGASAPELVVEDCVEFLRKRFGATVETSVVREEEVYFPLPRELRSLAAAGGVPQADG
- a CDS encoding transporter substrate-binding protein; the encoded protein is MSVEPSIETCPESTELAALFAGQMPAAEMAQLLRHAAGCDRCLPLLRSAGLSMSLAADAPRTPGSDTVKGERAMWSSSATGTHPEVRSASVADTPTCDSPPPTWRGLLAAPQADDELGRLGGYRILRVLGEGGMGIVFEAEDISLGRRVAIKVLRSAEIDQAQRKRFLQEAQLVASLSSDHIVTVHQVGEEAGCMYIVMELLRGETLDARLRRDRSLPLAEMLRIAREVAEGLSAAHERQLVHRDIKPANIWLETRRPDEPARRVKLLDFGVARPLAVHEHLTMGGQIIGTPAYMSPEQACGMPIDQRSDLFSLGTIMYAMLVGKSPFDRASYLHVLKAVVEEPHAPLTEWVPGVPTHLTQLVDRLLAKDAKARPVSARAVADEIRRIEQSLTSTGMVPPEFSSTTATRPTQFRKRLGWGVWAGAVAILAAAALGLLSQYHHLLELKHSNAIESSVMAALGEHSPSVSQSAAPAKPTSDPPAASAPANEVASSDAAAPPATDLPPIKIGIIHSLSGPMATSERSIVDAFLMAVKEINESGGLLNGREVQAIVRDGKSNEYIFAEQAEDLITNEHVVTLFGCWRSPCRKMVEEVCRRHDHLLVYPTTYEGMEESPYVIYMGGAPNQQIVPATKWAFAFLGKRKFFLIGADGVYSHCAHEIIRDEVAALGGQVVGDGYRPLGDTNFGDLARQVVESGADAVMNTVSGAGNISMFNHLREAGVTSESVPTISFKVTEEDLLNISAMGHDLAGDYAVWSYFQSVNTQDNIDFLDRLRQRYGPARVATDPMAAAYAGMHMWGYAVDECKTDRVSDIRAAMIHQTLNAPEGPVEIEADNHHAWRQALIGRIDDDLQFDIVWSSPKPIVPEPFPASRTRGEWLQFQKKLYQKWGGQWRANAPAKPR